The Lytechinus pictus isolate F3 Inbred chromosome 14, Lp3.0, whole genome shotgun sequence genomic sequence tgGATTACAATGCTAAGGCTTTAGCCTAAAACTTTGTATAAGTCAGTTCCCAGACATACATTTTCTCTAGTTACTGTGGTATGTAAAGTGACACTCTTCTGTAAAAACTAAAAAAGACTATTAATATGCCTACATCTTTTATACACAAATTGTTCTAACTTTAAGCTTGTCAGACACATGTAAGACATAGAGCTCTACAAGTAACTTGGGTTATTGTTTACATTTAAAACTGACAGGTTAAAGCAAAACATATGTGTACAAGTATCTCTAAATACTGTTCCTGGCCCAGGAGATAAAGTCAAATTCATGAATTTAGatcagggggctgtttcataaagctgttcgtaagataagagcgactgtaacctttcttacgcgctaaaccatcaccAAGTGACCAATGAATAtacaatttaccacaagaaaggatcaccagtcgttcttaaagtcgctcttaacttacgaacagctttatgaaacactcacccGGTCAAATATAATACATACATCACTTGAGTCACTTGATCTCAAATTTTGGCATTTATTGaagacaatgtacatgtataatttcagaAACATGATCTGTtaatgtaatgatgatgatgatgctgatgctgataatgatgctgttgatgatgataataatggtagggttggtgatgatgatggtggtgacgatgataaagttgatgatggtggtgacgatgataaagttgatgatgatgaggatgatgatggtagtgatgatgaaaatgatgatgatggtggtggtggtggtggtgatgataatgatgatgatggtggtggtgtggtgttggtggtgatgatgatgatgatgatggtgatgacagtgatgatgtgATGGAAATGCATAGATGATGGCAATGAGGagggatacatgtacatgtgcatgtaaatgatggtgattgatgatgGTAAGATTTATGACAATGCAAAAGATGAGGAGGAGGGTGTCAATTAAAGATTATGAACTTACCGTACTTATATGtatcatttcattcaaattgaAATCATCAGTATTATATTATTCATACTAAGATAAGAATATATCACAAAAGTTTGATCTAGATTCTATTTCTAGTTCTACTCTTCTAAATCTAAGTTCTAGTTGTTTCAATGACAATGTTTAAATTGAAAAACTTCATTTTCTTCCACACGCCACAaaccaaaattgaaaaaaattacatgacaTACCTGACAATACTTCTTGACCGCTTTCGCCGAATCTTCCTCGTCAAATTCATCCTCTTCGCCCGCTTTCAACCAACTTTTCCTCGCTGCAGCACTAGCGGACGACGGTGGAGGCGGTAACGGACCTCCAACAGCGCCGAGACTACTGGCCGAACCAGACAGCGAATTCCGCTCGCTCGATGCCCCGCTGCTGCAACTGCTGCTGGCTTCGCTCAGAAGACGACTCCGACGTTGTAAATGTTGCTCTCGTTTTTCGGCAAATTCCCTCCTGTCATCGACTTCGATGTTCTTCTTCCCCTTCATCATGACCAAAGGAGCACTACAACATAAAGGGACAGCTGATCGGGACGATGTTCACGCCAAAAAGTCACGTTTTAAACTTCGGTATTCACAACAATGGTAACCAGTGACTCACGATATCGCCCCCACAAACTGAGATTGGCTAGtgtgattttgtttacttttttatgATCTGAAAGAGTCTTGCGCGAGATCGAGCGAGCTTGGCAAATGCAGACATCCCGCACAAGATGGTGCTATTGCAGCGGGACTTTATTTCGTGGACAGAcagatcaatcaatcaagtctGGCCAGAAGCAGAACTTGAAGAGAGTTCTCTGCTGCGGGTACCTGTGGGGAAGACACTtatgtcaaaagaacaagaactggcggatccggggggggcacagccggcccatgccccccccccttttgagaggcacaattaaaatttgtaaagtaaaaatgccgttaataaaagtgtgccccccccttaAAACCttgtttttcctttcatttttttgcttgtcgattttttcctcgggaaaatgtgccccccccctttcaaaaaatcctggatccctGAGAACAAGTACATGAAATCGATTCCATCCATCAACCCAAGCCAAAGATTTGTTACATACTAATTAGGCGAAAGCATTGAAACGTTTTCAGTATCACCCTTTCTTGTGCATTTATTGGGAAAGTTGCAAAGTTCTTAAATAATACATTATTTACAAACCGATCGGCGTCgttcatgtatttcttttttcccGCATGATTCCATTGTTGTGTTGTTTTACCCCCTGGAATTGGGTACATTTGTCCCCCTTTGCCTTCATCACTTCTTTTCTTGTActctcttttctttgttttttggtaAAATTTGTAGGCCTATCCTATTGCTGAAACaattaatataatatatttatttagaaGAAACaccaatcacccccccccccaaaaaaaaaaaaataataataataataaataataaataaaacaaaataaaaaatggaaatctTGTGCGATGGGTAATGTTCAAATAcgacaaaagaaaaagaaaaaaacacacgcaagaatgtaataaaatgacaaaatatacaatatatagaaaaaattatgtgttAGATATAGGAATgtttaaatgaataatatatctTAATGAAAGACGTTTACAATTCAGGCCTACATATCTAACTCATGATGGATATATCTCTGACACGATGCCGAGGAAGGCAGTGATATCGGTTTCAGCATTCCAAGCAGGTACCTATTCAGATTAAATCTATATTCGAGACAGGCTGCAGAACCCTTTGAAGACTATagcagaaagaaaaatgaataagaaatatatataataataagataataatcagatattttttaaatcttaatcaGAATAATGTCAGACATGtcgaaatgaagaaaaaattctACTATTTCCGTTGAGAACAttacttaaagataaatttgtttaatttctaGCAAAGATACTTGTAATATCTTTGTTTCTAGTGCTAGTGATAATCAAATCCGGACGCTCTTAACCTATTCTGACGTCAcaatgattatgaaaataagACGCACTGAACCAATTGTTACATCACAATATATACAACCTGTCATGAAACGATCAGTCGACCCCGCCCAAAATCAGAGACTGATAGGTCCAAATGGATTTTGTTGATTTCgttctgtttttgtttgtttgttttcaatAGCGACGGACCTTGGTGTGGAAAAAGTCAACCCCTCATTGATAGATCCCGGGGAGGGTTTGGGGTAGTCACTGTCCACAGACTGACTCCACCGTGTATGTTGCCCATCCATTCCCAATACGGTGTCTGAAAATGTTATCCTGTTCAAAGATgtttaaatcaatcaatcaatcaatcaataactCAGAAAAGCACCCAGGACTTCGAGGGAGGGGTCGCTTTGAAATACTGACTGAtacggtgccaggtaaaaatggcagaggtaataatggcagaggtaaaaatggcagaggtaaaaatggcagaggtaaaagtggcagaggtaataatggcagaggtaaaaatgacagaggtaaaaatggcagaggtaaaaataatcataggtGTTTCTTAGGTACCAATCTATCGACCTGTTTTGAAGGAGAGGTTCATCCTGACAAATGGTTTActgtaaaaatatattggtgaaggtttaagGAAAACCCATCAAACATTAAGaactttattataaatattagtTTTTTAGCTGTGACGTAGCTGTGACATATACAAGCAGCTGTCCcgtattttatgcaccaaaatatatacttttcaattttttaatcagtgggtcatgattgctaaaaaaatctttcaggagcggatgtgaaatgatttgtatgttgatatactTGAGgtatacaatgaaaataattttatttattttttttttttaaataaaatttcatttatattttttattacaccatatatgggggaaaactgctcgcaaatgatACAATttttacccctgccatttttacaccgagccgacTGAAACACCCCTTCCTCCAGAAAAAAGTGATAAGTATTAAATATGATTCCGTTTCTGTTATGTTAACTCCTGTATGAACTCGACAAGATCCCTTTCTTCTCCATAATATAaacaacagaaattactctcgGGTCTTTTTCTATTAATGTGGAGACAATGGCACAGCGAGCTAGGGTTCGAACTCACAACTTCACGATCATGACTCCAACAACCACTGGACAACTTGACCCTTATGCATTACATTAATCTAAACTGGCTAATCAACATGTTTcaataaaaaagtattaaaaaccATACACAATCGGGTACATAGTATGCCTATAATTTACACTGTTTAGACAAAAatcaccccccctccctctcatcGCTTACATAGTTCCGATCGTTCTTTAAATCTTTACACGAGACAGTTTGGGCCACGATAAATcttatttgaaatgaattgaattcaaCTAAATCGAATTCAGTTGAATTGACAATTAGATGCAAATTACCAAGATAGGCCTGTTGGGCAGTGAGATGTTTGAATATGGGAGATGTACATGGAAAATAAATGTTCTTTGCGAATCCATTTACCTTCATAAGAAAACTTTCCTTTTGCCGTTTATCAACTTTAGCTCAGTCATTATACTTTATAGGTCTCCCCTCCAGCCTAACCTCCAATCCGAGTAGCCGATCTgggaaaatgtgaatatttttgTGTCGGTCCCCCTTTGGACAAGCTGGACACACTGagatattgtttgaaatatatttcttgCATAATTTTGTTCGCAGgagaaagtggggggggggggggtggggtgggggtggATGGCTAGACAAAGTTAGTGGGAAGTCTGTCGACTAAGCTAAACTTGGTGAACTTAGTTTTGCAATGTTGCTTGCATTAAAAAATGCTTTCATTATTCCAAATTTAGCTTAAAATCAGAGTCAAATAAAGTGTTATGAGACGCTTCcttatctccctctctctctcaaaatTAATGAACGATCagagcttccgcgcttcgcacGGGAGATACTCGATCCATCCTTCCCCGTTGCGTGTGCTCATACTCTCGTCTTACAGCTCCGTCTTCGTCATTCAAAATGCGTCATCGTATCagaatttattcaaattcaaatataatttattttgattcaATGAAAAAGGATTATTCTCAATTTGACAATaactaacccccccccaaattttttttttcaagaaacaaGGCGAAATAAAAACATGTGATGTCCAAAGACTGGACCTGaaaacgacttaaaatgaatttataatgaaataaagacacAACTATACCATcgactatttttttaatcattattaagATTGTACTCATTGATCGtaagttctttatttttttattcaatattttgttatcactctttttttttcgctGACAGGGGACTTGTCAAATCTTTATACTACAATAAAGGTATGTTTTATCCGAAAGCTGCTATAGTAACATTCACAGGAGCGACGGAAATATATCTTAGGGGTAAAGGGGCaaaactttgtgaaatcctCGTAGAGGGAGTCCACAGTCGGGACTCTGTGTATAAATGGagaataaaatttttgtttgtaGAGCATTAAaacagatttcttcaaaattaaatgtaCTCATAGCATGACTCATAGAATTAGATAACGAATATTAGCTTAGGGAAATATTTTTGTAACGCAGCGCTGAGCGATCGCTTCAGAATATGGACAAGTTTTCACATCCAATCAATTAAATTTGTATTATGCttttattcacttttatttATACACATCTGTACTGGGAGAGAAGTGAGTTGACTTGATATCAGCAAAATATACAATAACttatttttttgctgaaattccttctctctttctattttattcctaagcgcttagagacatgtTTTGTGATAAGTGCTCTACAAAtagtgttaattattattatcattttgtagttctgaaattttaaatttttagaCAAGAGGACTGGAAGAAAAGTGCCATCATTGTTGAAAATTGTCTGTaaataattgattatttatgGACAGTTTAGGGGGCAAATGGGTGCACAAACTCGTTTTGCCCCCCCGCCCCCTAAGTGGCCCCCTCACCTGCCCGGTTTCATCCGCCGTTGAACATTCGTATACCTTTCCTTCTCAGCAAATCAAAATGAAGGAAGGTTACCAGGGGCCAATCTTCCGGCCAatcttacaaagatttgcgattgatccgatcaatcgcaactatggaaagccagcaggGTCAACAttgaaaatgcatgtttgttaaaaaaaacttccagatatgaatgtatatccataaattcattgatttcttgacaatttggtgtgttctcctttgtatacaaaggacattttacaaatttcctgtataaaaaattatgacactgatggatttctatagagttacgattgattggatcgtaactctttgtaagacgaggccctGATGTGACAACTTGTCGGAGAAAATTGTTAATGCAACATCATAGAGGATAAGAGGAgggtaaaataatttattttagagAAAACTCTCATCTGAATTTTTCGCTAGACGAGAGCAGCGCTTGCGCGCATTTTGCGCCCCCTTCGTTTATTGGACTTGTCGATGCCGAATACAACTTTGTACAACTCGGCCAGTGATGGTCCTTTTGTTCTCAAATAAACTGATATTAAACCCGACGTTCATCTTATGATAACATTTTACGGTGGTATTCAAGGCTGCCATTGAGTTGAGGTGAGCAAATTGAAGTATGTACAAATATCGTGTTGTTTAACTACTGTGAATCCTCTTTTTTGCGCACTATGTCTTTCCACTATGTCGATGTTGGTCCCATGCATTACGAAATTTGTTGCCTTTAGTGGTACGTGGGCGTTGTATGCATAGACGTTGTGTGTGGGCGACTGGGTGTGTGacgcgcgtgtgtgtgtgtgtcgtaTGTGTTTGTGCGGCTTGATAgggcgtgtgtgtgtgcgcgtggGTAGGGCCTGTGCGGTTATGTGTCTGTATATGGCTTTGGGTATGTATGCAGTTTTGCCtcactcacacaagcatgcgAGGTTTTGCCTGTACATTGCATTCTCAACCTGAATGGTTTTTGCCTGATGAAATAATCTCTGAgctgtgcgtgtgtgtgtgtgtttattttttgtgtgtggggggggggggcattatatCTCACAGTTTGTCCATTCACTGCACTGCCATCTgttaaaaaaatagtccttGTTTGCCAGTGATAAGAGAGCTTTCGCATAGAGTTTGTATATTACAAAGCCAAGGGAGCAAGTGAATTCCAAGCCAAGGTGACAAATTACATACATGATCTCATAGACAATGATAgtctttcaattattttttttctttttgtagaTTTGGAGAATAAATATTAGAATTAAGAGCCGTGATGATATCTTGGTATTTGTGTACATTTTTAAAACTACACCAACATTTTCTGTTTGGGTCATGTGTCAGGAGGTTGCCTACTTTTGTGTTACATGGTGATTTTTGCTTTTGCGTCGCCCTTTTTAACTTCAAGGTCTCACTAAGTATACActctttgatatattttctgaaaGGAAATAACACAATGAACAAAAATGTGCACTCAGAAATAGCATTAAATGTAAGTTGTAAGTTTTATATCGTgatgaatagaaaataaaatatttgaaatgttgTATTTGTGATCATAATAATTTCTATAACACCCCTATGactaaaataatcatatttctgTACAGTACAGAGTCAGAAATTTCTTagaatgtataattttattgggtttatggtAAAGAAATTACTTCAAAATAAACCAGaaattatgtattaaaaaataaataataatcaagAAATGTATATATTGGTCTATTGTTTGTGCTATTTTTTCCCTATATTACCATTATATATAGTGAGAATATCTGCTATGTTCATCTTATTTAAGGTATaaacaatttaaaagaaatgatattaGCATTAAACCAATTAATACTTCTTAGATTGTGGACATGTTATTTTTCTGAATGTCTCTGATGTGTGTCATTTGACTTTTGAGATCTTTAACAAAACCAAGTATCATTGTCATCCTACAGAATAgtagaaatcatattttctgtGTTTTACCCAAAAGCTACAATAGAATTAAGAATAATTGTGAAGAAAATTTGTGTCAATATGGAAGAATtgttttgaaaagtgaaaaattttgaaattttttctatttctttttcaatggTTTTGACcatgatttttgtttaatacATGGCAGTGACATTACCAAGcttattttcaatcatttaaCAGTAAAGAAGAACATtctagctttaatttgataccaaatttgtaGTTGGAAGTaaagttttcacaaaaatattaacattttacCCAAATGgcacaaaacattgaaaatctcCATCGTCTTTGTACAGGTGGCACCGCTTTCGGCACCACCCCTAATGTGAAGAGGACTCATGTCTTTAAAGTTGTGTTGTAACTCTAGAGCAATGAAACTGTCTTGATTATTAGCCGAAGAAttcagctttaaaatgataccagaCTTGTTGGCATAGCTCCTTTGGTTTTGAAATATTTAGGAATAACTTAACAAATCAACCAAAATATGTAACAGCACCACCCTTTTTGGTGGGCGACCTCATGACACATGGCCTTTgttattgtatgatttttatatcttcatgtattctttttctcttcatattcattatcaccaccaccaccatacaGATGGATGTCAAGGTGCAGTACATATCTCCTCATCAAGTGAGGCCTAGCACCAGGAGAAAATCATCCAATTCTGATGCACCTTCTCCTGAAGCTGATATAATCAATGGTGAGTGGGAGAATGGATGTTTTCAAGTCCAGTGTTGGTGTTGGATGCACAGTTTCAATCTTTCAATCTAATCTTAAACTTAGTTTAGAACTGATTCTAGTCACATTATTTAAGGAACAGCATCCCAGGAGCAGCTTTAATCTAGGTTTGGTGTTTAAACCAAACCAACACCAAAACCTGGGAGTTGTTTTACAAAGATTAAAGTGTGACTTACAGTCGCACTTAAATTCAAGTTGCTTGTGGTATAGGCAACACCGGATGGGTCAAATCATGCAAAGAGGACTCACGATACTGCATATTTATCAATAAGATGGCACATTCCATATCAAATGCGCATTGGCATTTAAGCATGACACTAAGTCATACTTATATATACTCTTTTATATACTCATTGTGAAACACACTCCTGTACATATTAGAGATGAAACACCCTTTCCATGCATACTAGTTTGCAtgtcataaattaaaaaaaattgtagccATCTCCTAGATTCTAACTTTTGTTTTTCTACTCGCAttataagaaaatataaagTTCTGTAATTTACAATTATCCTTCGTTTTCATCTTGACCGTTCTCTTGTCATGCACAAATCGATTTCTGCTGTTTTACAATAGttgttttttcttctaaatttacaatgaaatcaatcaacatactgtacatatcccattattattattttttttttgggggggtcattatattttctctttatttataCAGCGTAATTCCCCTTAATGATATTTCTGTAATGTGTATGAACCTCGAGTGCAATCTTTAATCTTACTCTTATCTTATCATCTTTTGTTAATTCGTAGGCAACTAGGCATATATATTTTCACCatgtatttttccttttttctgttaacTTCATATGTGTCAGTCTTCAGACTGTTTTTACAatgttttaatataataaaccgaattgaattggaaaaaaaaaactgtttatatatatatgcaatgcCCAACAATCATTCTCaatgtttcattcatttttggaACACTTGATGACTTTTAAGCATATGTATTATGTTGTTgaatttctttaaattattatatttccAGACAAGAATTCCACCTCAGATGATGGAGTTGAGCAACATAGTACTTTAAAACCAGAATTGGAGAGAGATGGTGAGACTTCAAACTGGaaattttgatagatttttttccttaaagTTAATGAAGTACTGGAATAGGCTATTTTCATATTGTAGCTCCAAGTAAATTCAAAAGTCTTTGGGTTTCTTGAACATTAGGACTTATTTCTTCTATGAATGTAATATTAGTAGGGAGACCGCAAGATTTTTCTATCTCATCAACCACTTCATTAAACTGTCTGATTTTTTCAGATCTTGATGAAAATAGTGCAAAATAGACATCTACCAAATTTTATAGTACTTAATCCATGAATcgatttttgaataataatcaaatgaatTTCGAATGAAATTCAGCCAACTATTCCCAATAGGCTCTGTAGTATAATTTGTCACAACACACATAGCTGAAACACATGACCACACACACTGTGCAGTTATTTTGTGTGCACAGTTTTGCATTGGGCTTTCTGGAGTAGTGGGGGAAGGGTATGTTGAAATCAATTCTGACACTTGATCCTAAAGGAAAGATGAGTAATTCCATTGGATTTGCCATTATCAATACCACAAAAACCTGATAGTTTACAAAAATATGGTACATTTATTCACAAGATATGAGACTGTGAACTTCCTTTTTAAATGCCACATCAAAATTATGGTAGTGACCAAATATAAACTAAGTAGGCTATTTTGAGCATTCattctctttaatttgataccaaaatcattaaatttggATAACGGGATCATATGTCAGAAATGCGTTGAACATTGATTTTTCCCTCAAAACCATGaccatttttgtgtgtgtgaatgtggtgaaaaatgtgaaatttttagCTCTGTGTACAGTCACCCTAATATTAGCATATCACCATTTGCATAAGAAATTTGCCAGTTCAGTTTTAGTCTCTCATTTCGACTCATTAATTTCAGACCTGATTACTACATTGTTATAAAGTGAAACTTAGCTATAATGACGACCAAAGAGAGACAAGAAAAGCAACCTGTATTAGCCGGCAGTCTTTAAGAACCAAACGTGTAAAGTACACCTTTTAAAGGGGATAATCATTCAAGCAAAACTAACCAGTCAACTTAGAGACAGGTAGTTCTTCTATACAGGTGGTCACTAAAGGAGCTTTGACTATATTCTAATTTGAAATGAATGCAAGTGTTGACATCAACATGAAAATTGACCCGTCGTCAAATTATTAGCCTTGACTCTTGAAAATTAGTGGGCAAGTTAATTTGGCTTTCTACTGGTATCTCCTTGAATTTTTGAAATCCAACAGGTGCTTTTAACATTTGGTAGGGAACACAGATATCataccactttttttttacctgacaaTATTTAATAGGTTCAGCCTTTTTTGTGTGTCTTGTTTGTGTATTATTCACTTAGTTTTGTTGCTATTTTGGTTCTCGAGTGCTAACTAAAAACAAGAGAATGTGGTCATCATTTTTAGGTCTTTCCAAACTTGGAACTGACATTTAAGAAAATGGCTTTGTTAAATACATACTTTTCTACCAAATAATATCAagttatctttttatttctcttatGATGACAGTATACACATCCTATGAGGTCCAAAGTTTAACAATGTGATGGTGATTTGGTAGGGATCAAATATATCAGTTGCATAGAAAGACAGAGATTGAAACGCCTTTTGAATATATTTGCTTTTTTTGTAGTATGGTTTGTTATTTGCTAAAGGTAACaaggttttaatttttttccctgTTGTCCCCTTTTCAGGATTTTACTGTGGTGATGCCATCATGTTTTACCCTGATACTCATGATATGAATGGTGCCTTCCAGAACCCCACTACTCAGGGAAGGATAACAGTGACCATGGCAAGTCTTTCTGCCACTGCCAATGTGAAACCTCACAAGTGCATGCAGTGTGGGGCGGCCTTCAAGCAGCGAAGTCACTTGAAGGCCCATATCAGGACACACACAGGAGAGAAGCCATTTGGCTGTGAGGTGTGCGGCAAGACATTCGCTCGTCTCGACTCGGCCGTACGTCATATGAAGGTCCACGCAGCAGATAAAGAGAAGAAGCAGCAAGTGAAAAAGCAGCAGCAACatcagcaacagcagcagcgACAGCTTCAGCAACAGCAGTATCAGCATCAGCTTGAAAGTGCGCAGCAGACAGTGCAACGACTCACCCCGTTAATTCCGCCTGTGAAACAACCTTCGAGACGAAGAAGCTCAGGGTCACAAAGCCATAAGAAACAAGCATCGAAGAGTAGAGGATCTAAGGATAAGAAGCACAAATGTTTTGATTGCGGTATATCCTTCAGGCAGCACTGTCATCTGAAGGTTCATCAACGCATTCATACTGGAGAGAAGCCTTTCATCTGCGACATATGCGGAAAGACCTTCGGAAGGAAGTACTCTGCAGACAGGCACAGGAAGACCCATGCTGATGACAAACTTGGCTTGATCCATCAGACCTTCATCCCGCCGCCCCCTTCGACCTCCAACACCAACTCAATAGCAAACCTTCTCCCAAAGCTGGAGAGGGTTCAGGGTTTTGATAAGCCCTTCCGATGCGACCAGTGCACTGCTGCATTTTCCCAGCGCTCACACCTGAGAAACCACCTGCGGACGCATTCCGGCGAGAAACCCTACGGCTGCGATGCTTGTGGAAAGACGTTTAGTCGGAAGTACTCAGCCATGCGGCACATGCGCACCCATACAGGGGAAAAACGGTTCAAGTGCGAGTTTTGCGGCAACTGCTACAGTCAACGTTTCCACTTGCGGGACCATCTCAGAACCCACACGGGTGAGAAACCATTTAACTGTCCGGTGTGCGACAAGGCTTTCAGTCGCAAGGACCTTGCTGTGCGCCATCTCCGAACGCACAGCGGCTCAGCTAAAATGTTTGATTACACGGACGACACAGTATAATGTTTAAATAGACCTTAACTGCTTCACAAGGTGAAAAGGATGTAAAACTATTTTATGTTTGCACATGTATGCCCTGCAATTTTGCACAGGAAGAGCATTGTACAGcctttcatctacatgtatatataaaatgtgATTATGAAGAGACATGGACTTCCACAAAATAGTTACTCATGAATCATTTGTTATATGCTGATGCCAAAGTTATGTTCCAAAGCCTGGTGATAAGTCATACACCTCTTCATCAGCATCATTGTAAAATCTTGTATACTGAGTGTCTCACtcatcaggggcccgtcttacaaagtaTATGGATATCCATCAATATTCAATGTCATACCTagtcataatattttctttaggaaatttgcacaatgtcctttgaaaacaaagagaagcaaactgaattgtcaagaaaacagtgcatgtgtgaatatacatcatatctagaaaatgttttgtacaaacatttattttggatgtcgacgttgctggctttccatagttgtggttgattggatcaatcgtaactctttgaaagacgCACCCTGTAGTTCTTGACAGTTAAGAGAAAAAAAGTGTAAGAAGCAAAATCATGATATTGTAGTGTTTGTCATAGGGTGTTTCAAAGGAACCGCATTCGGGTGGAAATAAggtgataattttttattttgtgctgCCCTGTTTGTTTTGGTTAAAATTAACTCATGCACCATAGAATTTAGATGTCTATGAATTTCGACTTGATCCACTGTGCTTAATTTATCAACAGTGTTTAACCCtttgcaattttgcacattttataattaaattcaacaataaTTGGTTTTCGCCCTTACCTTCATATTAGAGAAGCTAATGACAATAGTTTGTGGATTTTTATGGGGAGCGAATAAGTATTTGCTGACCATGGACTATGTGAAAAGCATTGGAAAAATGTGAAATGGAGACATAGAAGGGGGAAAGCAaactcagaaaaa encodes the following:
- the LOC129276680 gene encoding zinc finger protein 135-like, whose translation is MDVKVQYISPHQVRPSTRRKSSNSDAPSPEADIINDKNSTSDDGVEQHSTLKPELERDGFYCGDAIMFYPDTHDMNGAFQNPTTQGRITVTMASLSATANVKPHKCMQCGAAFKQRSHLKAHIRTHTGEKPFGCEVCGKTFARLDSAVRHMKVHAADKEKKQQVKKQQQHQQQQQRQLQQQQYQHQLESAQQTVQRLTPLIPPVKQPSRRRSSGSQSHKKQASKSRGSKDKKHKCFDCGISFRQHCHLKVHQRIHTGEKPFICDICGKTFGRKYSADRHRKTHADDKLGLIHQTFIPPPPSTSNTNSIANLLPKLERVQGFDKPFRCDQCTAAFSQRSHLRNHLRTHSGEKPYGCDACGKTFSRKYSAMRHMRTHTGEKRFKCEFCGNCYSQRFHLRDHLRTHTGEKPFNCPVCDKAFSRKDLAVRHLRTHSGSAKMFDYTDDTV